One Thermoplasma volcanium GSS1 genomic window carries:
- a CDS encoding IS66 family transposase — translation MDDELPNARLSIRTMLAVMYLKIDIRMSEENVSATMNDMFGITISEGEVSDILKSLAEAFSDRYEELMKTIQESTYRHMDSTSRRNDGRNENL, via the coding sequence GTGGATGATGAACTTCCAAATGCCCGTCTGTCCATAAGGACAATGCTTGCTGTCATGTACCTAAAGATTGACATTAGGATGAGCGAGGAGAACGTATCCGCAACAATGAATGATATGTTCGGCATAACAATATCCGAGGGTGAGGTCTCCGACATCCTGAAATCACTAGCAGAGGCTTTCAGTGACAGATATGAGGAACTAATGAAAACAATACAGGAATCCACATACAGGCACATGGATTCCACATCACGGAGAAATGACGGAAGGAACGAAAACCTCTGA
- a CDS encoding IS66 family transposase, with protein MEDVENLYNKLVFLLDYDYEHTKSRKFVDNLLKRRKEWLFSFVVHKDVEPTNNRAERALKPSVIYTKTNGGTRSETGDRTYEKLTSVSYTSRLWKSNIVKDGQPEIRKWMGKKYMKKIEGRLDKSMKRRGQASED; from the coding sequence ATGGAAGATGTTGAGAATCTATACAACAAGCTTGTATTCCTCCTTGATTATGATTACGAACACACCAAATCCAGGAAGTTTGTTGACAACCTCCTCAAGCGCAGGAAGGAATGGTTATTCAGCTTCGTTGTTCACAAGGATGTTGAACCTACAAACAACAGGGCAGAAAGGGCACTTAAGCCTTCAGTCATATACACAAAGACAAATGGAGGAACAAGATCGGAAACAGGGGACAGGACATATGAAAAACTGACATCTGTTTCGTATACATCCAGACTCTGGAAAAGCAACATAGTCAAGGATGGACAACCGGAGATAAGGAAGTGGATGGGGAAAAAGTACATGAAAAAGATAGAGGGGAGGCTTGATAAATCAATGAAAAGGAGAGGTCAAGCTTCAGAAGACTAA
- the bgaS gene encoding beta-galactosidase BgaS gives MVENNFPEDFKFGWSQSGFQSEMGYDNAMDDKSDWYVWVHDKENIQSGLVSGDMPENGPGYWNNYKSFHEAAQNMGLKMARIGVEWSRLFPEPFPEKIMADAKNNSLEINNNILSELDKYVNKDALNHYIEIFNDIKNRNIDLIINMYHWPLPVWLSDPVSVRKGIKTERSGWLNDRIVQLFALFSSYIVYKMEDLAVAFSTMNEPNVVYGNGFINIKSGFPPSYLSSEFASKVKNNILKAHSLAYDSMKKITDKPVGIIYANTYFTPLDPEKDNDAIAKADSDAKWSFFDPLIKGDKSLGINGNKLDWIGINYYTRTMLRKDGDGYISLKGYGHSGSPNTVTNDKRPTSDIGWEFYPEGLEYVIMNYWNRYKLPMYVTENGIADNGDYQRPYYLVSHIASVLRAINKGANVKGYLHWSLVDNYEWALGFSPKFGLIGYDENKKLYWRPSALVYKEIATKNCISPELKHLDSIPPINGLRK, from the coding sequence ATGGTAGAAAACAATTTTCCAGAGGATTTCAAATTTGGTTGGTCACAGTCAGGTTTTCAATCGGAGATGGGCTATGATAACGCAATGGACGATAAAAGTGACTGGTATGTCTGGGTTCATGATAAAGAAAACATCCAATCAGGGCTTGTAAGCGGAGACATGCCCGAAAATGGTCCGGGTTACTGGAATAACTATAAATCATTCCATGAAGCTGCACAGAATATGGGATTAAAAATGGCAAGAATCGGAGTTGAATGGTCAAGATTATTCCCGGAACCTTTCCCGGAAAAAATAATGGCAGATGCAAAAAATAATTCCTTAGAAATAAACAATAACATTCTTTCAGAACTTGATAAATATGTCAATAAAGATGCACTCAACCATTACATTGAGATATTTAATGATATCAAAAATAGAAATATAGATTTAATAATTAATATGTACCACTGGCCACTTCCTGTATGGCTAAGCGATCCTGTATCTGTTAGAAAAGGAATAAAAACAGAAAGATCAGGCTGGCTGAATGACAGGATAGTTCAATTGTTTGCTTTATTCTCCTCGTATATAGTATATAAAATGGAAGATCTGGCAGTTGCATTTTCAACCATGAATGAACCTAATGTTGTTTATGGAAATGGTTTTATAAATATCAAATCAGGTTTTCCGCCTTCCTATCTCAGTTCAGAATTTGCATCTAAAGTTAAGAACAATATATTAAAAGCACATTCTCTTGCATACGATTCTATGAAAAAAATTACGGATAAACCTGTGGGAATAATTTATGCAAACACATATTTTACGCCTTTGGATCCGGAAAAAGATAATGATGCTATTGCTAAAGCAGACAGTGATGCGAAATGGTCATTTTTTGATCCATTAATAAAAGGAGATAAATCACTTGGAATTAATGGCAATAAACTAGATTGGATCGGAATTAATTATTATACAAGGACAATGTTAAGGAAAGACGGAGATGGCTATATTTCATTAAAAGGCTATGGTCATTCAGGTTCTCCTAATACTGTAACAAACGATAAAAGACCAACAAGTGATATAGGATGGGAATTCTATCCGGAGGGATTGGAATATGTAATTATGAATTACTGGAACAGGTATAAATTGCCTATGTACGTAACAGAAAATGGCATAGCCGATAATGGGGATTATCAGAGGCCTTATTATTTAGTTTCACACATTGCAAGTGTACTGAGGGCAATAAATAAAGGAGCCAATGTAAAGGGTTATTTGCACTGGTCCTTAGTTGATAATTATGAATGGGCATTGGGATTTAGCCCGAAATTTGGTTTAATAGGATACGATGAAAATAAAAAACTATACTGGAGGCCAAGTGCTCTTGTTTATAAGGAAATAGCAACAAAAAATTGCATATCCCCAGAATTAAAGCACCTCGATTCAATACCGCCTATAAATGGTTTAAGAAAATAA
- a CDS encoding transposase: MDEKSYRKGHKYIILVYYVNRNDVEYIAYDRKKESLDEYYRTLTGEDLSNITAVSIDMWDPFMSSTMEYVPDAQSKIVFDLFHVMKHVNESVDTTRKQVNKELQKSGMTDL; encoded by the coding sequence ATAGATGAGAAATCTTACAGGAAAGGGCACAAATACATCATACTTGTCTATTACGTGAATAGAAACGATGTTGAGTATATAGCGTATGACAGGAAGAAGGAATCCTTGGATGAATATTACAGGACTCTTACAGGAGAAGACCTTTCAAACATAACAGCGGTATCAATAGACATGTGGGATCCGTTCATGTCATCCACAATGGAATATGTTCCGGATGCACAATCAAAGATAGTGTTTGATCTATTCCATGTAATGAAGCATGTGAATGAATCGGTTGATACAACAAGAAAACAGGTGAATAAGGAACTGCAGAAAAGTGGAATGACCGATCTGTAG
- a CDS encoding glycoside hydrolase 5 family protein — protein METAKDFYRKGFRLGVNFWPRLANIKMWKEWNEQEILDDLKEAKNIGCDFLRVFILDEDFVNAYGEINVKSMAYMTRFLDMCSSLHLKVFITFIVGHMSGRNWVIPWAPDNNIYESKAIMNFSKFVEHFVNEYKTHPAIEGWLMSNEITLVKRPSSPEQAMVLESVFYGIVKNLDPDHTVSSGDVLSFLQQPPNIRNHSDYAGLHLYFYDNDLLRQRYSYGSLLNIFSNDGSVPVFLEEFGFSTNQGTEKSQGEFIYSTLWTALANESMGGLVWCFSDFIGEEDPPYDWRPLEINFGLIRADGTRKYSAEKFLQFSIELKELENMMFFQSFQRIYHEISVIVPFYAYADYTSVSEAYSDYLFNRIPNPILTSLLLCKMASLQPTVFYENDLEDHINGKKLLIIPSVPTMRATTWNRLLKASVDSDIHIMASTFRGSEGSVPLTSFHDSFTHIWEKLFGVKTITELGSKGIPYSGNIEIIFTKEFGPFKKGQHINMQAFSNTYYCYSIEATKAQIIAVDKDNRPVFTYNEETRAYLFSIPFELVLTVDDTGKYSKPFMDIYREIARRSGIKSLSTSTHPAIEVADFSNGTKNICITINHSTDTVQSTIKCYGINPMMKMGNAKYVKNCREGIVIIYPPGGVALIESSL, from the coding sequence ATGGAAACAGCTAAGGATTTTTACAGGAAAGGTTTCAGATTAGGGGTTAATTTTTGGCCCAGGCTTGCGAACATTAAGATGTGGAAAGAATGGAACGAACAAGAAATATTAGATGATCTTAAGGAAGCAAAAAATATTGGCTGCGATTTCCTTAGGGTGTTTATTCTTGACGAGGATTTTGTCAATGCCTATGGTGAGATAAACGTAAAGTCCATGGCATATATGACCAGATTTCTTGATATGTGTTCATCTTTGCATCTAAAGGTATTCATAACCTTCATTGTTGGGCATATGAGCGGGAGGAACTGGGTTATACCATGGGCACCTGACAACAATATCTATGAAAGTAAGGCCATAATGAATTTCAGCAAATTCGTGGAACATTTTGTTAACGAATATAAAACACATCCTGCAATTGAAGGATGGCTCATGAGCAACGAAATAACTCTTGTAAAGAGACCATCATCTCCAGAACAGGCAATGGTTCTAGAATCTGTATTTTATGGGATTGTGAAGAATCTTGATCCGGATCACACAGTTTCCTCAGGAGATGTCCTATCATTTTTGCAACAACCGCCAAATATCAGGAATCACTCAGATTATGCCGGTCTTCATCTGTATTTTTACGATAACGATCTGCTAAGGCAAAGATATTCATATGGAAGCCTTCTTAATATTTTCTCAAATGATGGCTCGGTTCCTGTATTTCTTGAGGAATTTGGGTTCAGTACTAATCAGGGGACAGAAAAATCACAGGGCGAATTTATATATTCCACCCTATGGACGGCACTTGCTAATGAATCAATGGGCGGTCTGGTATGGTGCTTTTCTGACTTTATAGGAGAGGAAGATCCACCTTATGACTGGAGACCTCTGGAGATTAATTTTGGTCTTATACGGGCTGATGGAACAAGAAAATACTCTGCAGAAAAGTTTCTCCAGTTTTCTATAGAGTTGAAAGAGTTAGAAAACATGATGTTCTTCCAAAGTTTCCAGAGAATTTACCATGAAATATCTGTTATAGTACCATTTTATGCCTATGCGGATTATACGTCAGTTTCAGAAGCCTATAGTGATTATCTATTTAACAGAATCCCTAACCCAATTCTGACATCACTCCTTTTGTGCAAGATGGCAAGTCTGCAGCCAACAGTTTTCTACGAAAATGATCTGGAAGACCATATTAATGGAAAGAAATTACTCATAATTCCATCCGTTCCAACTATGAGGGCAACCACATGGAACAGACTATTAAAAGCCTCCGTTGACAGTGATATTCATATTATGGCATCAACGTTCAGGGGATCCGAGGGGTCAGTACCTCTAACATCATTCCATGATTCCTTCACACATATATGGGAAAAATTATTTGGAGTAAAAACCATAACAGAACTAGGTTCTAAAGGCATCCCATACAGTGGTAACATTGAGATTATATTTACCAAAGAGTTTGGCCCATTCAAAAAAGGGCAGCACATTAATATGCAGGCGTTCTCAAATACGTATTACTGTTATAGCATTGAAGCGACTAAAGCTCAGATTATAGCAGTTGATAAGGATAATAGGCCTGTTTTCACTTATAATGAGGAAACTAGAGCGTATCTGTTTTCAATACCGTTTGAACTTGTTCTAACTGTAGATGATACAGGTAAGTACTCAAAACCCTTCATGGATATATACAGAGAAATAGCAAGACGGTCAGGAATAAAATCACTCTCAACTTCGACGCATCCTGCAATTGAAGTTGCAGACTTTTCAAATGGAACAAAAAATATATGCATAACCATAAACCATTCTACAGATACAGTTCAAAGCACAATCAAATGTTATGGGATTAATCCTATGATGAAAATGGGTAACGCAAAGTATGTGAAGAATTGCAGAGAAGGGATCGTTATAATTTACCCCCCTGGCGGAGTAGCTTTGATAGAATCATCCCTATGA
- a CDS encoding transposase, which translates to MEKFTADEKAAIAMESFTAINIAGLCRRHGVSVSNFYKWRDKFIESGKQGFYGSGVNNGYEKENEN; encoded by the coding sequence ATGGAGAAATTTACAGCAGATGAAAAGGCAGCAATAGCAATGGAATCATTTACAGCAATCAATATAGCAGGGCTATGCAGAAGGCATGGAGTATCTGTATCAAACTTCTATAAATGGAGGGATAAGTTTATAGAATCAGGAAAACAGGGATTCTACGGTTCTGGAGTAAACAATGGTTATGAGAAGGAGAATGAAAACTGA
- a CDS encoding IS3 family transposase, translating into METSGKRASYGHRRIWAVLRNEGAKINIKTVRRIIKSRNFAAPICKA; encoded by the coding sequence CTGGAAACATCAGGAAAAAGGGCATCATACGGGCACAGGAGAATATGGGCTGTATTAAGGAATGAAGGAGCCAAAATAAACATAAAAACAGTACGGAGAATAATAAAATCAAGGAATTTTGCAGCTCCCATATGCAAAGCATAA
- a CDS encoding integrase core domain-containing protein, with the protein MHSQGLCKASGRCNAIGYTNFNLNNLVLRTDNSPQYIAKGFKHTARLLNIPHEYIVKQTPDDNGDIESFHNSLKTDYIRLNDLESYEDAKELIEYASNEYNPVSST; encoded by the coding sequence ATGCACAGCCAGGGACTGTGTAAAGCCAGTGGAAGATGCAATGCCATAGGGTACACTAATTTTAACTTAAACAATCTGGTACTTAGGACAGACAATAGCCCACAGTATATAGCTAAAGGCTTTAAACATACTGCAAGGCTATTGAATATACCACATGAGTACATAGTGAAACAGACACCTGACGACAATGGGGATATAGAATCATTCCACAATTCATTGAAAACTGATTATATACGGCTAAATGACCTAGAAAGCTATGAAGATGCTAAGGAATTAATAGAATACGCATCCAATGAATACAATCCAGTTTCCAGTACTTAA
- a CDS encoding transposase, whose translation MYIHWIYSQRWNIDIFFRTMKTYLKIDHLISRKINSIMVQIFTAMIAYIVLMIQDMISCSMSIPKMISLPLRINEAGKASVKA comes from the coding sequence ATGTATATTCACTGGATATACTCGCAGAGATGGAACATCGATATCTTTTTCCGGACCATGAAAACGTACCTGAAGATCGATCACCTCATATCCCGGAAGATAAATAGTATTATGGTGCAGATCTTCACCGCCATGATTGCGTATATTGTCCTGATGATCCAGGACATGATTTCTTGCAGTATGAGCATCCCGAAAATGATAAGTCTGCCCCTGAGGATCAACGAAGCAGGCAAAGCTTCCGTCAAGGCATAG
- a CDS encoding recombinase family protein, whose protein sequence is MRQREAIRQYVEPRGYELEFFEDKAKSGKNTQRPEFERMLKSLEGRPKVVIVSKVDRFARSLSDLLRILEFLGHNGTGFISINDPGIDTTTPNGRLLLQILGAFEEFERNMINSFTKAGREKAMNKGVKFGRPALKTRNGSFIDKRKVMELKGKGLSARAIAKSMECSITPILKILKEDH, encoded by the coding sequence GTGCGACAAAGGGAAGCAATAAGGCAGTATGTCGAGCCCAGAGGCTATGAACTTGAATTCTTTGAAGACAAGGCCAAATCCGGTAAAAATACGCAGAGGCCAGAATTCGAAAGGATGCTGAAATCCCTTGAAGGTAGGCCAAAAGTAGTCATAGTATCCAAGGTAGACAGGTTTGCCCGCTCCTTATCAGACCTTCTGAGAATCCTTGAATTCTTGGGCCATAATGGCACAGGATTCATCAGCATCAATGACCCAGGCATTGATACCACGACTCCCAACGGAAGGCTCCTGCTGCAAATTCTGGGCGCTTTCGAAGAATTTGAGAGAAACATGATCAATTCCTTCACTAAAGCAGGAAGGGAGAAAGCGATGAATAAAGGAGTCAAATTCGGAAGACCTGCCCTGAAGACTAGGAACGGAAGCTTCATAGACAAGAGAAAGGTCATGGAATTGAAAGGCAAAGGACTGTCAGCCAGAGCCATAGCGAAGTCCATGGAATGCTCAATAACACCGATACTAAAAATCCTGAAAGAAGACCACTAG
- a CDS encoding ATPase AAA has product MDFKPNRILIRKELDKVTNDLAEYVNLHLPRHIIIYGSKGSGKTLSALIMVEALKESLPY; this is encoded by the coding sequence ATGGACTTCAAACCAAATCGTATTCTCATAAGAAAGGAACTTGACAAGGTTACCAACGATCTTGCAGAGTATGTGAACCTGCATCTTCCCAGGCACATAATCATATACGGTTCAAAGGGATCAGGCAAGACACTCAGCGCACTGATCATGGTTGAGGCCCTGAAAGAAAGCCTTCCTTACTAA
- a CDS encoding PP2C family protein-serine/threonine phosphatase — MEMIKVEYFSDSSAVPHLHLENEDSYSVTDDLFIVADGVGSYEGSKDASRYAVNYLSKMAKEIQSKEQLVEEIIKLSEEIKSIGIISGRPLMSTTISVLKISTEKYITANVGDSPIVLLRSGKLYKLYIDDSERSSTGNRFALEQAFGWNHVIVHSFEGKLEKGDLFIICTDGVSDNLSDEYDLYSILRELDAQTIVRLALNKGIKPDDATIIKVYVTMA, encoded by the coding sequence ATGGAGATGATAAAAGTTGAATATTTTTCAGATTCCAGTGCCGTACCACATCTACACCTAGAGAATGAAGATTCGTATTCAGTAACGGATGATCTATTTATTGTGGCTGATGGCGTGGGCAGTTACGAAGGTTCAAAGGATGCAAGCAGGTATGCTGTAAATTATCTTTCAAAAATGGCCAAAGAAATACAATCAAAAGAACAGCTTGTGGAGGAAATAATAAAGTTGAGCGAAGAGATAAAATCGATAGGCATCATTAGCGGTCGGCCATTGATGAGTACAACTATTTCTGTCCTCAAGATAAGCACAGAAAAATATATAACAGCTAATGTTGGCGATAGTCCGATAGTACTTCTAAGATCGGGGAAATTATACAAATTGTATATAGACGATTCAGAGAGATCATCTACAGGTAATAGGTTCGCTTTGGAACAAGCTTTTGGATGGAATCATGTTATTGTTCACAGCTTCGAGGGAAAATTGGAGAAAGGCGATTTATTCATAATATGTACGGATGGTGTGAGCGATAATCTGTCAGACGAGTATGACCTATATTCGATTTTAAGAGAACTCGATGCGCAAACTATAGTGAGGTTGGCGTTAAACAAAGGTATAAAACCTGATGATGCAACTATAATAAAAGTATACGTTACAATGGCGTAA
- the sfsA gene encoding DNA/RNA nuclease SfsA — protein MEPFLTRSIGYKVMEFTDLLPCTVVERVNRFLVNVKLNDKIVEAHLHDPGRLKEIIYTGNKVLVRRKSGKKTGYRITFGLREDQYILIDSGLHSQIASHFVSQECKPEVKIDDRRLDFACNDIFIEVKGCTLSIDGVAIFPDAPTLRGYEHLRLLERLAQEGKGAYVLFLIFSDATSFRPNSETDPRFSDEFYKALKNGVKFSFKRFSFDGKYLKYSGDILTFDGDDKS, from the coding sequence GTGGAGCCTTTTCTTACAAGATCGATCGGTTATAAAGTTATGGAATTTACTGATCTGTTGCCTTGTACTGTTGTAGAACGCGTAAACAGGTTTCTCGTAAATGTCAAATTAAACGATAAGATCGTAGAGGCGCATCTTCACGATCCTGGGAGGCTTAAAGAAATAATATATACAGGAAATAAAGTATTAGTTCGGAGAAAAAGCGGTAAAAAGACAGGTTATAGGATTACATTTGGCCTAAGAGAAGATCAATATATACTCATTGATTCTGGGCTTCATTCACAAATAGCTAGTCACTTCGTAAGTCAGGAGTGTAAACCAGAAGTAAAAATAGACGATAGGAGGTTGGATTTTGCTTGTAATGATATATTCATAGAGGTAAAAGGCTGCACACTTTCCATTGACGGAGTCGCAATCTTCCCAGATGCTCCAACTCTACGAGGATACGAACACCTTCGTCTTTTAGAGAGATTGGCGCAGGAAGGGAAGGGAGCATACGTACTTTTTCTAATATTCAGTGATGCTACTTCATTTAGGCCGAACTCGGAAACTGATCCACGTTTTTCAGATGAATTTTACAAGGCTCTAAAGAATGGTGTGAAATTTTCTTTTAAAAGGTTCAGCTTCGATGGTAAATACCTCAAATATTCTGGTGATATACTTACATTTGATGGAGATGATAAAAGTTGA
- a CDS encoding mechanosensitive ion channel family protein, whose amino-acid sequence MKQRALREAVAAIAIILVISIALFIIKPAVDYFVFKYLNFLHPYIEYINGGIAAIFVGGGGILILRIIRRSISQYFLGKSNRSLQNLIELLISFFMYTLIIAVILTSLGINLTGALVGGSVGALIIGIALQNIFSNIFSGFAVTSAGAIKPGEIVSMGSWLFGSPITGEIVKVSYLFTDVKNSNGRIIKVPNSAFLGNTIFERLSGESDFSYNVQVTLPSDVPQSAIEKHIREINASQDISWFLSGLNGTTMTFNVTINVEDIKDLNGKINDVNKMFNEAYWRAKKEA is encoded by the coding sequence ATGAAGCAGAGGGCATTGCGTGAGGCTGTTGCAGCTATAGCAATAATTTTGGTCATTTCTATAGCACTTTTTATCATAAAGCCGGCTGTTGACTATTTTGTGTTTAAATATCTAAACTTTCTGCATCCATACATAGAGTATATAAACGGCGGGATCGCAGCGATATTCGTCGGCGGTGGCGGCATACTAATTCTCCGTATTATAAGAAGGAGCATAAGCCAATACTTCCTTGGAAAGTCTAATAGATCTTTGCAGAATCTAATTGAACTATTGATCTCGTTCTTCATGTATACGCTTATCATAGCAGTTATCTTAACATCACTCGGTATAAATCTGACCGGTGCCCTTGTGGGCGGTTCTGTTGGAGCTCTGATCATTGGAATTGCCCTGCAGAATATATTTTCCAATATATTCTCTGGTTTTGCAGTTACATCAGCCGGAGCGATTAAACCAGGTGAGATCGTTTCAATGGGGTCTTGGCTTTTCGGCTCACCTATAACGGGTGAAATAGTTAAAGTATCTTATCTATTTACAGACGTAAAAAATTCAAACGGAAGGATCATAAAGGTGCCAAACTCGGCCTTTCTTGGAAATACTATATTTGAAAGGCTTAGCGGAGAAAGCGATTTTTCGTACAATGTCCAAGTAACTCTACCGTCTGATGTACCGCAATCTGCCATAGAAAAACACATCAGAGAAATAAATGCTTCACAGGATATCAGCTGGTTTCTATCAGGACTAAATGGAACGACTATGACATTTAATGTAACGATAAACGTCGAAGACATTAAGGATCTCAATGGCAAAATAAATGATGTTAACAAAATGTTTAATGAAGCATACTGGAGAGCAAAGAAGGAAGCCTAA
- a CDS encoding acyl-CoA thioesterase: protein MVESAYSKTKIQVRYNDLDTVGHVNNAIYFTYFEIGRIDFINKFLWKFKSDEINFVIARAEADFIKSILLYDVVYVRTWISRVGNTSFDFSYRLEDEDGKEYATGKTINVILSNGKPSPVPNEIKALLMENEN from the coding sequence ATGGTTGAATCTGCATACAGCAAGACGAAAATTCAAGTAAGGTATAACGACCTAGATACTGTCGGTCATGTAAACAACGCTATTTACTTCACCTATTTTGAGATTGGACGCATAGACTTTATAAACAAATTTCTATGGAAATTTAAATCTGATGAAATAAACTTCGTTATTGCGAGGGCTGAGGCTGATTTCATAAAATCGATACTGCTTTATGATGTAGTTTACGTTCGAACTTGGATATCCAGGGTTGGCAATACCAGTTTTGACTTTTCATACCGTTTAGAAGATGAAGACGGGAAAGAATATGCAACTGGCAAAACGATCAATGTGATTTTATCCAATGGTAAGCCTTCACCTGTCCCAAACGAGATCAAGGCTTTGTTAATGGAAAATGAAAATTAG
- a CDS encoding APC family permease produces MAEQQHEVKLKKALTFPQMLVIGLIAAVGTGALFAPVAMVGVAGPSAIMGWIIGAIMYTFVSFTFVELSKTYPEAGGPSRYSLYTHGRFTNALNAFADLIWYIFIPPIEALATVEGLQYLYPHFIASSGAPTLLGAGLGVLVLALFLPLNYFGVKAFGKYSLYIGFVKLAVYLLAAFGMMFVFFKFDNFYIYRGGFLPFGFSGILFAIPFAMFAFGGIRVVPDYAEETTETKENRFLGRTIIYTVIGQSLIYILFSIAFIAGLKWSAISIAPGAWADVKSNITENPFVFLASSYHNYVVLIIVLVVSILGPFVTGYVYVGSGARVLLATARSKIMASSMKKLSETYAVPYWSVIAFVIVGAIVAFISAPVPDIYALLTDAVVAGYLGFSVTPVAMIVSRRQGATKKEDKLPAGTTIAVIAFISSSLIAFWSGWPSVPYAMFILALAMLVFGIVYKIKEHFLNSIWYILYMAFILLMSYIGSDGALNLIPFTYSTLIVAAISAAIFFPWGIISGLDSPYNVDNAPIPNIE; encoded by the coding sequence ATGGCAGAACAGCAACATGAAGTAAAACTTAAAAAAGCTCTGACTTTTCCACAAATGTTGGTTATAGGTTTAATAGCGGCAGTCGGTACAGGCGCTCTGTTCGCCCCGGTTGCTATGGTAGGCGTTGCCGGCCCATCGGCTATCATGGGTTGGATAATAGGCGCCATCATGTACACATTTGTTTCATTTACGTTCGTTGAGTTATCAAAAACATATCCAGAGGCTGGCGGGCCTTCAAGGTACTCGCTCTATACGCATGGAAGGTTTACAAATGCATTAAATGCCTTTGCTGACCTCATATGGTATATATTTATTCCACCTATTGAAGCACTAGCTACCGTTGAAGGTTTACAATACCTTTATCCGCATTTCATTGCTTCATCTGGTGCACCTACCTTGCTTGGCGCAGGCCTAGGTGTTCTAGTACTAGCTTTATTTCTTCCGCTAAACTATTTTGGTGTCAAGGCCTTCGGAAAATACTCGCTTTATATAGGTTTCGTAAAATTAGCCGTATATCTACTTGCTGCCTTCGGCATGATGTTTGTATTTTTCAAATTTGATAACTTCTATATTTACAGAGGGGGATTTCTTCCATTTGGCTTTAGCGGTATCCTATTCGCTATACCATTTGCAATGTTTGCCTTTGGTGGTATACGTGTAGTACCCGATTATGCAGAAGAAACAACTGAAACGAAAGAGAACAGATTTCTAGGCAGAACTATAATATATACTGTAATAGGCCAATCACTTATTTATATTCTCTTCTCCATAGCATTCATCGCCGGACTAAAATGGAGCGCAATTAGTATAGCGCCTGGAGCATGGGCAGATGTCAAGTCGAATATAACTGAAAATCCCTTCGTATTCCTCGCAAGTTCATACCATAATTATGTGGTGCTAATAATAGTACTAGTAGTATCAATTTTGGGGCCATTCGTTACGGGATATGTATATGTAGGTAGCGGCGCACGGGTGCTCTTAGCAACAGCCAGATCGAAAATTATGGCCTCCTCTATGAAAAAACTAAGTGAAACCTACGCAGTTCCTTATTGGTCTGTTATTGCTTTTGTTATAGTCGGAGCTATTGTTGCCTTCATCTCCGCTCCAGTTCCAGACATATACGCGCTGTTAACTGATGCTGTAGTTGCTGGGTATTTAGGGTTTTCAGTCACTCCAGTAGCAATGATAGTAAGTAGAAGGCAGGGTGCTACAAAGAAAGAGGACAAGCTTCCTGCAGGTACCACAATAGCTGTCATAGCATTCATTAGCTCGTCCCTAATAGCATTCTGGAGCGGGTGGCCCTCTGTACCATATGCTATGTTTATACTTGCACTTGCCATGCTTGTTTTCGGGATTGTGTACAAAATAAAGGAGCACTTTCTAAATTCAATCTGGTACATTCTTTATATGGCATTTATACTACTCATGTCATACATAGGCAGCGATGGCGCCCTCAATCTTATTCCGTTCACATATTCTACTCTAATAGTCGCGGCAATATCGGCAGCAATTTTCTTCCCGTGGGGCATAATCTCTGGTTTAGATTCTCCTTACAACGTAGATAATGCTCCTATACCTAATATAGAATAA